Below is a genomic region from Gadus morhua chromosome 4, gadMor3.0, whole genome shotgun sequence.
GGAATGTTTGCTAGGTACAGATCGCCAATTTTGATTTGATTGCTATGAATCTTCCCGACCTCGCTTGTGAATTGCTCTTGGATTGAAGCGTCTGCCAAACGACTGAATGTAAACGTCTGGATGccgggatgggagggagagtgtgtgtgtgtgtgtgtgtgtgtgtgtggggggggggggggggggggggagagtttgGTCTACTGTACGTCTGCGCCGCGCTCACCACAGCTACGGTAGTCATCATGGTTCACCACCACAAGCATTTGAAGATTTTTTCTTGGTGGAGCACTTGAAGGCTTTTGACCTATGGGGTGTTTTACTTTTTTCTACTCACACGGCGCGCAGGCCAGCCGAGGAGCAGATGTGGACCCCGGGTCTAGCACGACGCTTTAAAGCAAAAAGCAGAGGGCTCGTATAAAATTAAATTTCCTCTTTGTTTAGATGTTCAGAAACGCACTCGTACCCGCCAGCAGGAGAAACCAGGCCCGGGGCCTCATTCTGAAAACTCGGGTCGCGTAAAAAAACAAACGCTTGCGTATGGCCACAAATGAAAGGGTGTGTATTGTGCTCCGCGAGAATTATTATTGTGATGCCGGGGCCCTACACACTTCACCACACATTAAGGAGTGTGTGAATCAGCGGAGTCGGTTGGCCCGGCTTGTGTACTTTCGGTTACCCTGGTGACGCCCACCGACGTGTAAATAAATAGTCAACGACCCGGCTCTGGGTGAATATTGAAATAGGTACGCTGAGATACAAGGGAGCCGGGATCCCCTTTCACCGCTGGAACGGTTTGGGGTTTTATCAGCCGTAAAACCGCATCAGAGGTCAGAGGAATGCTCTGGTCCTGGCTCGCTAACCGGCAGCCATGGGTTGGTTAACAGGAACTAGAAGGAGCGTTTTAAGGTTAGAACCTTAACGCACCTATTGTATTTCGGATTTAGTTctgtacttagttgtgtagcgtcttatcctagctatctatgttgtgtacggggaatgggttaacctagcgattgttaggttaacccaacAATGCTGCACTTGGttccatgaacatccttattgtaccgacagccatatattgtttcactttcttgtGACAAATGTGCTtgttgtaagtctctttggataaaagcgtctgcttaaggCCCTGAATGCAAATGTAGAACGGACCAGGAGTTGGGAATGCAATCACGTCAGATATGTGATCTCTGCTTACACATGCTTTTAAAAGTTTCATTGTTCCTGAACTCTGCGAGGAATATCGTGCGTGAAAATATTCTAGTTGTTAACCTTTTATTACACCTAATTTTTATCAATGGTTTCTCCTGGGAATTCCGCCGGGATTCTTTGACATGGCACCGTCCCATACAACACCAGAGATGTTTTTTCTTCTGGAAGTTTTGCATGGAATTTCACAGCTCTGTTCCAGCCAGTGCATACAGAGAGGCTTGCACCGCGACAGGGTTCATGAGCTCTGCGGTGGAtccagcagctgtgtgtgtcaTGTACCCTGCTGCCTACACAACATCCTACACAGCCTACACACACTGGAAAGCCCCCGCCACTTCTCTGACTGTGAACTGTGGCGTCCACGCATTGTTGTGTCGTTCACTAGGTCGTGTGACGGTTGTCTTTGTCGCTCGGTGATTCACACTGTCCTTTCGAGCTAATTTGTCGTTCGCTCATTAACGAAGACAAATTTGAGGGATGAAGAATACATATGGATTGAATAGATTCATGGATACGGTTACAAATAtatgaacacagagacacaattCAGTTTAGATTCAACGCAAATATCTCAGATCGGGAAACGACTTAATACCTTTCTACCTGTTAGTGGTAATTTGTACTTTGTAAATGCCATTCTAACAGGGCGTGtgcctgtgtacgtgtgtgcgcgcgagtgtgtgtgtgtgtgtgtgtgtgtgtgcgtgtgtgtgtgcgtgtgtgtgtgcgcgtgcgtgtgtgtgcgtgtgtggaggaAATCCAGGAGGGCTTGGATCGGGGTGATAGCCCCGTTCCTGTGACAGGATGAGATATAGGCCCACGGCCCGCCTACGGAGACGGGAACAGTGCCACCCGTTAGGAGTCACTGTGGCCTCTTGACCTCGGCTGTTTTTACAAGGGGAAAGTAGTTCCCGAGATTTACTGGCCCGCATTGACCGGTCAGTTCTGTGGGTACGACTGCTGTTGGGGTTCAAAATGTTTCATGTCCAAAAAGAaacaatgattttttttttattgaaagtttattctttattttaataCTATTCAGCAGCCGCAGTTAACAATTCTAACCCTATGTACAAAACTTTGATGGAATTAACTGGTAAAAAAATCTATATGGCGGCATTcagccagtagggggcagtgtCTGATGCAGAGATGCCAGCGCAGGCTCCTATAGACTCGTCTTGCGTAAATCccataaaaatgtgttttcggTTTAACAATGTCCCTGTTAGACACCCCTCCTCAATTACGAGGTAGAGGCCGACTtctactctttttaatgtcgaGGAAAGTGGCTTTCTGGAATGagccgcagagagagagagagagagagagagagagcgagagaaaaaaaaaaaaaaaagggaaagtgtCTTGGCAGCCGTACACAAGGCAAAACTTGTCTCGGGGGCCCTCGGAGAATGAACTGTGGAACACCGGGGGAATCCCCGCATTGTTCCCGCCGCCGGATAATCACACTTCCATTTAATGAAGTCCGGCGTGTTGGACACCACTGAGGTCTCCTCACCGGTAGCGCACGAGTGACCCCGCGGTCACTAGTTCAGGTGAGAGATTATCTTCCTTCTCCCGAGTTCAGCAGGGAGTATTCGTTGTGGGTAattcttcattttttttggcgggcgcttttttttttttttttttttttttgcggctCGCAAAACCAATAGTTCGTAAAATGAACGGACCCGGTGGGCACCGAACCCCTCACGCTGTCGATGTTAATGCCATGCAACTAAGTCGGCTAATTTAGTCGTTTAAAGATGCGGTAAGGTGCGATTCAAGTGTTAATTTGAGTTTAATTTTTAAGAAATGCTAATGCCCTTTTCAGATGTTGGTGAGTGAAATGccctgtgagaatatctgtttgtGAGTCAACTGCGGTTTCGATTTTAGACCGCTCCcagctaatttctgaccaatcagggcatctcttctctgattggctcagggaATCAAGCCTGCCTGTCAATCACTGGTGGGTGAAGTTCCACATTTCTCAATGGCTGAGAATCGAAGAGAGGGtgggagtgaaggagggagagggagggagagagcagagagggagggagtgaacgAGGGAtcgtagagagggagggggtgaaggagggagagggagggagagagcagagagggagggagtgaacgAGGGAtcgtagagagggagggggtgaaggagggatcggagggagggagggagggaggagagaggaagagagggagggagtgaaggagggatcatatagggagggagggagcagagacggagggagggagggatcttagggaaggagggagaagagaaggagggagggagaaagggagcagagggaggttTCAAGACCTTTCTCTCTTCTGCCCTCGGCTCTCCAATCGAACTGGCCGCAGCTCTACTTAGGCCGAGGCCGTAGACCTACCTGTACCTGAggtctaacccctccccccgctcTGTGTCCCAGGCTGGCCGTCCTTCTTCGACCTGGTGAAGGACGGCTCCGTCACCCTCGCAGACGACTTCTCCCACGGCATCCACCGCGTGGAGACCACATGCAGCCAggtaaccccacccccccaataCGCCTGACACTGCCTGGCGTTCATGCATGGGGGGGCACATCCCACATGTGGTGAAATGGTGGACTCGTACAGCAACCCATAATAAAGGGAGTCAAACGGAACTCAAATTCAAATCAAAAAGGTAATTTATTTGGAATGGTACAAAACAGGGCGAAACAAATGTCTAGGGATGATACGTTTAAATGCAGGGATATGTGGGGAAGTGATTAGGTAAAGCAAAGTGCCCATGTGAACGAGTGAAGCAGTAGAGTACCTGCATCAACCGACAGGATGCCCACTGAAGGAGGTTGAGAACCTGTTTAGATAACCCCACCCTCAGTACTGAGGTGTTGGTCAATTAGGTCATTATGTCTCTGAGGCCTAGCCCTCTCCTTGTAGTGACCGCTATGACCACAAGGGGGGGCAGGGGATCGCCACAGTGGTGACATCATCAAACGTCCGATCCCCACAAACATGATTCAGGAACAGATGAAGAATCGACGGATGATCGCACGCAGAATCAAAACGATTAGGCTCGGCGACCGATGAGTTGTTTTCTCTCAAGCGCAACGAATCACGAGGGTAGAATCAAACAAAAGCTTTCCCAAACGCGGAATGTTCTCCGGGTATGCATGGGCCACCAGAGCCTCCACCAAGACATCATATTGATAATCCTTAACCTTTATTTGTACGTGAAACTACACTCAATGGTTTTTAGGGATGGGAATCCCAGGGTTCCAAACGATACGATACGATATGCGACACATGGCCAACGATACCGACAATATCGCGATACAGCGGCTCTGCCATCATCAATATATTGTTAGACAATCCTATAACGATTCATCATGATACACTGTATGTCTAactaacaaaacaaaatgaccaTGACAAGGTAAAGTGCTGGATTTATGTCTTTATTCGTGGCCCAAACAGAATTTTTCAGTTGCTCTCATCGATATTTgctaacacaaaaaataaaatgtatgtatgttcatcgtttaattgcactataggctttttttttttgtatcgtcctgttttgatcagtatacgCCGATGTTGTTAtcaatcgtgagttaactatgacattaatcgcgatttaaatatttgaatcgcttgacagcgcTAGTTATTTTACGTCGCAATTTCGGTTTGATTTTAGATGAACCATTCAGCCCTAGTAGAGAGGTTCCTCCAATAGCAGCGGGCGCTGTGTGCCGACCAGTCACCGGTCAGCCCAGCGCGTTGAACCCTCTCCCTCCGTGTGACCCCTTCAGTGCGGCGCCCACCTGGGTCACCTGTTTGACGACGGGCCGCGCCCCACCGGGAAGCGCTACTGCATCAACTCCGCCTCGCTGGGCTTCCAGGGGAGTGAGGCGGATGCGGTCGCCACGgacaccgccgccaccaccgaggatggggccgggggcggggccaaggcGGGGGGCCGGCCGGCCTCTACCGTCGCCCCAGCGGGGGGGAAGAAGGAGCTGTGAGGCGGGGGGGTCGTCccagagaggggtggggggggggggggcaggtggagaCCTCAGAGGATGCGGTCGTCGTGGCGATATCACAGGTTGTTCTTCAGTTGATGATC
It encodes:
- the msrb3 gene encoding methionine-R-sulfoxide reductase B3 isoform X3: MHREDSRRRDPPSIPYFTVRIFVLLLFTGTCRTKKTWPVSFSQEELKQRLTPMQYHVTQERGTESAFRGEFTDHKEDGTYTCVVCGAPLFKSGTKFNSRSGWPSFFDLVKDGSVTLADDFSHGIHRVETTCSQCGAHLGHLFDDGPRPTGKRYCINSASLGFQGSEADAVATDTAATTEDGAGGGAKAGGRPASTVAPAGGKKEL
- the msrb3 gene encoding methionine-R-sulfoxide reductase B3 isoform X4; translated protein: MSGFNLLHLISKSQPVVLRPCGLPSGTCRTKKTWPVSFSQEELKQRLTPMQYHVTQERGTESAFRGEFTDHKEDGTYTCVVCGAPLFKSGTKFNSRSGWPSFFDLVKDGSVTLADDFSHGIHRVETTCSQCGAHLGHLFDDGPRPTGKRYCINSASLGFQGSEADAVATDTAATTEDGAGGGAKAGGRPASTVAPAGGKKEL